From Streptomyces fungicidicus, one genomic window encodes:
- the mppQ gene encoding enduracididine biosynthesis enzyme MppQ gives MTAAGEGTLPYGTARPLSHTRRWRRGVVQEVAPAGVLDLGPGYLEPALLPVGLVRDAYARALEEYGAAALGYGHDPGALPLRAELAARATVRGRSPCGPEHVVVTAGTSQALHLLATTLARPGDTVLVEGLGYDLGQRILGDCALRLRRVALDASGMVPEALRRALAGTARGGEGGTGRTAFVYLTPTHHNPTGATMPLERRLRLLEAAAEHGVLVVEDDAYGELGLTDGPPAPPPLAALAGHRGVVRLGSFSKTLGPGLRLGWLVTEPALAERIASHGLFRSGGSLNHITSLAVAGLLSDGGYDRHLEMLRAGLRARRDALLDALREAADLPVRISRPEGGFFLWLRCGTGLGEDELLARAERAGVRVTAGSRFGGTREPSVRLAYSFNPPPLLERAARRLTQAWSGGPPDRQIGGNP, from the coding sequence ATGACCGCTGCCGGCGAGGGGACCCTGCCGTACGGCACGGCCCGCCCGTTGTCGCACACGCGGCGGTGGCGTCGCGGTGTGGTGCAGGAGGTCGCCCCCGCGGGCGTCCTCGACCTGGGGCCCGGCTACCTCGAACCGGCGCTGCTGCCGGTGGGGCTGGTGCGGGACGCCTACGCACGCGCGCTGGAGGAGTACGGAGCGGCGGCACTGGGCTACGGACACGATCCGGGCGCCCTGCCCCTGCGCGCCGAGCTGGCCGCCCGGGCCACCGTGCGGGGGCGGTCCCCGTGCGGGCCGGAGCACGTGGTCGTCACGGCGGGCACGTCCCAGGCGCTCCACCTGCTGGCGACCACCCTCGCGAGGCCCGGCGACACGGTGCTCGTGGAGGGCCTCGGCTACGACCTCGGGCAGCGCATCCTCGGGGACTGCGCGCTGCGCCTGAGGCGGGTCGCCCTCGACGCGTCGGGCATGGTGCCGGAGGCGCTCCGGCGCGCCCTCGCCGGGACCGCGCGGGGCGGCGAAGGCGGCACCGGCCGCACCGCGTTCGTGTACCTCACCCCGACCCACCACAATCCGACGGGCGCCACCATGCCGCTGGAGCGCCGGCTGCGGCTGCTGGAGGCGGCGGCGGAGCACGGCGTCCTGGTCGTCGAGGACGACGCCTACGGCGAACTGGGCCTGACGGACGGTCCCCCGGCCCCGCCGCCACTGGCGGCCCTCGCCGGACACCGGGGCGTGGTGCGGCTGGGCAGCTTCTCCAAGACCCTGGGGCCGGGGCTCCGGCTGGGCTGGCTGGTGACGGAGCCGGCACTGGCCGAACGGATCGCGTCGCACGGGCTGTTCCGCAGCGGCGGGTCGCTCAACCACATCACCTCGCTCGCCGTCGCAGGGCTGCTGTCCGACGGCGGCTACGACCGGCATCTGGAAATGTTGCGGGCGGGTCTGAGGGCGCGGCGCGACGCCCTCCTCGACGCGCTGCGGGAGGCGGCGGACCTCCCGGTGCGGATCAGCCGTCCGGAGGGCGGGTTCTTCCTCTGGCTCCGGTGCGGCACCGGGCTCGGCGAGGACGAACTGCTCGCCCGTGCGGAGCGGGCGGGTGTGCGCGTCACCGCGGGTTCGCGCTTCGGCGGCACACGGGAGCCGAGCGTGCGCCTGGCCTACAGCTTCAATCCGCCCCCGCTGCTCGAACGCGCCGCTCGACGGCTGACCCAGGCATGGTCCGGCGGCCCGCCGGACCGGCAGATCGGAGGGAACCCATGA
- the mppP gene encoding enduracididine biosynthesis enzyme MppP, with translation MSGTLQSKAHAAHAGSGAENLTQLEFLALNSEFNIADGHARQPLTPGQSKIVNDLPLLFEDGEKRPVEQLEREAHAAFFKALGQHRYPSAPGRVLSCYSSSVAMEILSRALASVTDSVALVHPTFDNIADLLRGNRLGLVPLEEDPLHADDLPAELLESVGCVFVTTPNNPTGRVVSAERLRRLAGQCARHGVILALDTSFRGFDTRAQYDHYEILDASDVRWVVIEDTGKLWPTLDLKVGMLVHSENLGLPVEKIYSDILLGVSPLILGMVRRFSEDAAAGGLTELHEFIAAQRSVVRAGLADLSTTGVPDPDSRASVERVLIRHLTGTEVWEALREHHVYALPCRAFYWADPARGDRTLRLALARASAPLAQCVRALRHVLTPR, from the coding sequence GTGTCCGGAACACTGCAAAGCAAGGCCCACGCTGCGCACGCCGGATCAGGCGCGGAGAACCTCACCCAACTGGAATTCCTCGCACTCAACAGCGAGTTCAACATCGCCGACGGGCATGCCCGGCAGCCGCTCACTCCCGGCCAGAGCAAGATCGTCAATGATCTCCCGCTGCTTTTCGAGGACGGCGAGAAGCGCCCCGTCGAGCAGCTCGAACGCGAGGCCCACGCGGCCTTCTTCAAGGCCCTCGGCCAGCACCGCTACCCGTCCGCACCCGGCCGTGTGCTGAGCTGCTACTCCTCGTCGGTGGCCATGGAGATCCTCTCCCGCGCCCTGGCGTCGGTCACGGACTCCGTGGCGCTGGTCCACCCCACCTTCGACAACATCGCCGACCTGTTGCGCGGCAACCGCCTGGGTCTGGTGCCCCTGGAGGAGGATCCGCTGCACGCCGACGACCTGCCCGCGGAGCTGCTCGAGTCCGTGGGCTGTGTCTTCGTCACCACGCCGAACAACCCGACGGGCCGGGTCGTGTCGGCGGAGCGGCTGCGCCGGCTGGCCGGGCAGTGCGCACGGCACGGCGTGATCCTCGCCCTCGACACGTCCTTCCGCGGCTTCGACACCCGCGCCCAGTACGACCACTACGAGATCCTCGACGCCAGCGATGTGCGCTGGGTCGTCATCGAGGACACGGGCAAGCTCTGGCCGACCCTCGACCTCAAGGTCGGCATGCTGGTCCACTCCGAGAACCTGGGCCTGCCGGTGGAGAAGATCTACTCCGACATCCTGCTGGGCGTCTCCCCGCTGATCCTCGGGATGGTCCGCCGCTTCTCCGAGGACGCCGCCGCCGGCGGGCTGACGGAGCTGCACGAGTTCATCGCCGCCCAGCGGTCGGTGGTGCGCGCCGGGCTGGCGGACCTGTCGACCACCGGGGTGCCCGACCCGGACAGCCGGGCCAGTGTGGAGCGGGTGCTGATCAGGCATCTGACCGGGACCGAGGTCTGGGAGGCGCTGCGCGAGCACCATGTGTACGCCCTGCCCTGCCGTGCCTTCTACTGGGCTGACCCCGCCCGCGGCGACCGCACGCTGCGCCTGGCGCTCGCCCGGGCGTCCGCCCCGCTGGCCCAGTGCGTACGGGCGTTGCGCCATGTGCTGACACCCCGCTGA
- a CDS encoding aminotransferase class I/II-fold pyridoxal phosphate-dependent enzyme, with protein MELSLDEFASLARERLDPAVWDFIEGGAGEERTLAANTAAFDRVPLRPSVLRGAGSPHTGTTILGRTWDAPLAVAPVAYHTLADPAGEVATVRGTAAAAGLPVVVSTFAGRTFEDIAAEATVPLWLQVYCLRDRSLTRGLIERAENAGFEALVLTVDAPHLGRRLRDLRNGFRLPAGTVPANLPVDGFADPAAHSRADFDPGLDWSVVEWLRSVSELPLLVKGILTGADAVRAAEAGVDGVMVSNHGGRQLDGVPATLDVLPEVAEAVGGRLPVLLDGGVRRGRDILAALALGADAALVGRPVLHGLAAGGAGGVTGVLSVLLEELTDAMSLAGLRTLADIGPSLVGRAPDHPRRSTVDAGKGAGSDRRTAAGGGAGLRLADLHPSVADPVMDTMNFLNEVTLRYPEAVSFAPGRPYAEFFETEQVFRHLRRYLDHLAEQGRSPAQVRDALFQYGPSAGVIRELIAHSLRVDEGIDVSPESIVVTVGCQEAMFLTLRALMSGPDDVLLVSSPCYVGITGAARLLDVAVTAVEEGEDGLSCDALEAAVSAERARGRRPRAVYVVPDHSNPSGATMPLEARKSLLELAQRLDVLVLEDSPYRHVSPGTQVASLKALDRTRRVIHLGSYAKTVFPGARLGFAVADQPVLAPDGGTSLLADELAKIKSMVTVNTSPLSQAAVAGALLESGGRVSELNARNAAHYGEAMRFTLQCLEREFPAARRTRLGVRWNAPSGGFFLTLQVPFRADNSALARSAQDFGVIWTPMSYFYPQGGGLHTLRLSTSYLTHADIEKGISRLAGFIEFECGDPVA; from the coding sequence ATGGAATTGTCGCTCGATGAATTCGCGTCGCTCGCCCGGGAACGGCTGGACCCGGCCGTCTGGGATTTCATCGAAGGCGGCGCCGGAGAGGAACGCACGCTCGCCGCGAACACCGCGGCATTCGACCGCGTCCCGCTGCGGCCGTCGGTGCTGCGCGGCGCGGGCAGCCCGCACACCGGCACCACGATCCTCGGGCGGACGTGGGACGCGCCCCTCGCGGTCGCCCCGGTGGCCTACCACACGCTCGCGGACCCGGCCGGTGAGGTCGCCACCGTCCGGGGAACGGCGGCCGCCGCCGGACTCCCGGTCGTCGTCAGCACCTTCGCGGGCCGCACGTTCGAGGACATCGCCGCCGAGGCCACCGTCCCGCTCTGGCTCCAGGTGTACTGCCTGCGGGACCGCTCCCTCACCCGAGGCCTCATCGAACGCGCCGAGAACGCGGGCTTCGAGGCCCTGGTCCTCACGGTCGACGCGCCGCACCTCGGCCGCCGGCTGCGGGACCTGCGCAACGGCTTCCGGCTGCCCGCCGGCACGGTCCCCGCCAACCTCCCGGTGGACGGATTCGCGGACCCCGCGGCGCACTCCCGCGCCGACTTCGACCCCGGCCTGGACTGGTCGGTGGTGGAGTGGCTGCGCTCGGTCTCCGAACTGCCGTTGCTCGTCAAGGGGATCCTCACCGGCGCCGACGCGGTGCGCGCGGCCGAGGCCGGGGTGGACGGCGTCATGGTCTCCAACCACGGGGGCCGCCAGCTCGACGGAGTGCCGGCCACCCTCGACGTCCTGCCCGAGGTCGCCGAGGCGGTCGGCGGACGCCTCCCCGTCCTCCTCGACGGCGGGGTCCGCCGGGGGCGGGACATCCTGGCGGCGCTCGCGCTCGGCGCCGACGCGGCCCTCGTCGGCCGCCCGGTGCTGCACGGCCTCGCGGCCGGCGGGGCCGGCGGGGTGACCGGCGTCCTCTCCGTCCTCCTGGAGGAGCTGACGGACGCGATGTCCCTTGCGGGCCTGAGGACCCTCGCCGACATCGGCCCCTCACTCGTCGGCCGGGCTCCTGACCACCCCCGCCGAAGCACCGTGGACGCCGGGAAGGGCGCGGGGAGCGACCGGCGCACCGCCGCCGGGGGAGGGGCCGGGCTGCGCCTCGCGGACCTGCACCCGAGTGTCGCCGACCCGGTCATGGACACCATGAACTTCCTCAACGAGGTGACACTGCGCTACCCCGAGGCGGTGTCCTTCGCCCCCGGACGGCCCTACGCGGAGTTCTTCGAGACCGAGCAGGTCTTCCGCCATCTGCGCCGCTACCTCGACCACCTGGCCGAGCAGGGCCGTTCGCCCGCGCAGGTGCGCGACGCGCTGTTCCAGTACGGTCCGTCCGCCGGTGTGATCCGCGAGCTGATCGCCCACTCGCTGCGGGTGGACGAGGGCATCGACGTGTCGCCCGAGTCGATCGTGGTGACGGTCGGCTGCCAGGAGGCGATGTTCCTGACGCTGCGCGCGCTCATGTCCGGCCCGGACGACGTGCTGCTCGTCTCCAGCCCCTGCTACGTGGGGATCACCGGGGCCGCCCGGCTGCTGGACGTCGCGGTGACCGCCGTCGAGGAGGGCGAGGACGGCCTGTCGTGCGACGCCCTCGAGGCCGCCGTCTCGGCGGAGCGGGCGCGCGGCAGGCGGCCGCGGGCCGTCTACGTGGTCCCGGACCACTCGAACCCGTCCGGCGCGACCATGCCGCTCGAGGCCCGGAAGTCCCTCCTGGAGCTGGCGCAGCGGCTCGACGTCCTCGTCCTGGAGGACAGCCCGTACCGGCACGTCAGCCCGGGCACGCAGGTGGCGTCCCTGAAGGCCCTCGACCGGACACGGCGAGTGATCCACCTCGGTTCCTACGCCAAGACCGTCTTCCCCGGGGCACGCCTCGGGTTCGCGGTCGCCGACCAGCCGGTGCTGGCGCCGGACGGCGGCACGAGTCTGCTGGCGGACGAACTCGCCAAGATCAAGAGCATGGTCACGGTCAACACCTCGCCGCTCAGCCAGGCCGCGGTGGCGGGCGCGCTGCTGGAGTCGGGCGGCCGTGTCTCGGAGCTCAACGCCCGCAACGCCGCCCACTACGGGGAGGCCATGCGCTTCACCCTGCAGTGCCTGGAGCGGGAGTTCCCGGCCGCGCGGCGGACCCGGCTCGGCGTCCGCTGGAACGCGCCCAGCGGCGGGTTCTTCCTCACCCTCCAGGTGCCGTTCCGCGCGGACAACTCCGCGCTGGCCCGGTCCGCGCAGGACTTCGGGGTCATCTGGACGCCGATGTCGTACTTCTATCCGCAGGGCGGCGGCCTGCACACCCTCAGGCTCTCCACCAGCTACCTGACCCACGCCGACATCGAGAAGGGCATCTCCCGGCTGGCCGGGTTCATCGAGTTCGAGTGCGGGGACCCGGTGGCCTGA
- a CDS encoding tryptophan 7-halogenase: MSTGQHEEFDVVVVGGGPSGSTLSTLVAMQGHSVLLLEKETFPRYQIGESLLPSTIHGICHLLGVTDELAAAGFPHKRGGTFRWGASPKPWNFSFSVSSKVSGPTSFAYQVERSKFDKILLDNAARKGVVVRQDRTVTDVVDDADGRARGLRYTDPDGTEHEVSARYVVDASGNTSRIHKRVGGSRTYSDFFKSLALFGYFENGKRMPAPYAGNILCVAFGSGWFWYIPLSSTLTSVGAVVRREDAAKVQGDPESALRGLIDECPMIKEYLADATRVTTGQYGQLRVRKDYSYHHTTFWRPGMVLVGDAACFVDPVFSSGVHLATYSALLAARSLNSVLAGRIDERRAFDEFEARYRREYGVFYEFLTSFYDMHVDEDSYFWTAKKVTRSSHAELESFVELVAGMSSTDFDLSDAESSVLRLKQQSAEFADAVDDMAGRQEENMAPLFRSSAVSRAMQEGSQVQTRAQLGEYAGEDVPLFDGGLVASSDSMFWEEPHPS; this comes from the coding sequence ATGAGTACAGGACAGCACGAGGAATTCGACGTCGTGGTCGTGGGCGGCGGCCCTTCGGGGTCGACGCTCTCGACCCTGGTGGCCATGCAGGGGCACAGTGTGCTGCTGCTCGAAAAGGAGACCTTCCCCAGGTACCAGATAGGCGAGTCGCTTCTGCCGTCGACCATTCACGGCATCTGCCATCTGCTCGGTGTCACCGACGAACTCGCCGCCGCCGGTTTTCCGCACAAGCGCGGTGGGACGTTCCGGTGGGGTGCGAGCCCCAAGCCGTGGAATTTCTCCTTCTCCGTCTCGTCCAAGGTCTCCGGACCGACCTCGTTCGCCTATCAGGTGGAGCGGAGCAAATTCGACAAGATCCTGCTGGACAACGCGGCCCGCAAGGGTGTCGTGGTCCGCCAGGACCGCACGGTCACCGATGTCGTGGACGACGCCGACGGGCGGGCCCGCGGGCTGCGGTACACCGACCCGGACGGCACGGAGCACGAGGTGTCGGCCCGGTACGTGGTGGACGCCTCGGGCAACACCAGCCGCATCCACAAGCGGGTCGGCGGCTCGCGCACGTACTCGGACTTCTTCAAGAGCCTGGCGCTGTTCGGCTACTTCGAGAACGGCAAGCGGATGCCGGCGCCCTACGCCGGCAACATCCTCTGTGTGGCGTTCGGCAGCGGCTGGTTCTGGTACATCCCGCTCAGCTCCACGCTGACCAGCGTCGGCGCGGTCGTCCGCCGGGAGGACGCGGCCAAGGTGCAGGGCGACCCGGAGAGCGCGCTGCGCGGCCTCATCGACGAATGCCCGATGATCAAGGAGTACCTGGCGGACGCCACCCGGGTCACGACCGGTCAGTACGGGCAGCTGCGGGTGCGCAAGGACTACTCGTACCACCACACGACCTTCTGGCGGCCGGGGATGGTGCTCGTCGGTGACGCGGCGTGCTTCGTCGACCCCGTCTTCTCCTCCGGGGTCCATCTGGCCACCTACAGCGCGCTGCTGGCCGCCCGCTCCCTCAACAGCGTGCTGGCGGGGCGGATCGACGAGCGGCGGGCCTTCGACGAGTTCGAGGCCCGGTACCGGCGGGAGTACGGCGTCTTCTACGAGTTCCTGACCTCGTTCTACGACATGCACGTCGACGAGGACTCCTACTTCTGGACGGCGAAGAAGGTCACCCGGAGCAGCCACGCCGAGCTGGAGTCGTTCGTGGAGCTGGTGGCGGGCATGTCCAGCACGGACTTCGACCTCTCCGACGCCGAGTCGAGCGTCCTGCGGCTCAAGCAGCAGTCGGCGGAGTTCGCCGACGCCGTCGACGACATGGCCGGGCGGCAGGAGGAGAACATGGCCCCGCTGTTCCGGTCGTCGGCGGTGAGCCGGGCGATGCAGGAGGGCTCGCAGGTGCAGACCCGGGCGCAGCTGGGAGAGTACGCCGGCGAGGACGTCCCGCTCTTCGACGGCGGTCTCGTCGCCTCGTCCGACAGCATGTTCTGGGAGGAGCCGCATCCGTCCTGA
- a CDS encoding ABC transporter permease subunit, translating to MMWLSWRQFRVQALFGAGALAVIAVYLLYLGGDIRDAHDVYQANCDNSANCAQARSQFRSTFQNTLLFLATGLALIPALIGTFWGAPLIARELENGTHRLVWNQSVTRPRWLLSKILLIGAASVIVTGAAAALLTWAARPFDDVVKEQFDTFVFGARNIAPIGYAALAFTFGTVVGLLLRRTLPAMAVTLVVFIAFQFFFPNVVRPSLMPPDRTTLAMTAEAINSAQNLGSIGGGSVIGGVRIPDAPDAWIAETSPLRTADGRTLASSEFNGCLDDPPKTGAGGTFGDTAVCLAEHDLHVDVLYHPSSRYWAFQWLETAIYVALSGILTVFGVWRIRRRVS from the coding sequence ATGATGTGGCTCAGCTGGCGGCAGTTCCGCGTCCAGGCCCTGTTCGGCGCCGGCGCGCTGGCCGTGATCGCCGTCTACCTGCTCTACCTGGGCGGGGACATCCGTGACGCCCATGACGTCTACCAGGCCAACTGCGACAACTCGGCCAACTGCGCCCAGGCCAGGAGCCAGTTCCGCAGCACCTTCCAGAACACCCTGCTGTTCCTGGCGACCGGCCTGGCCCTGATCCCCGCGCTCATCGGCACCTTCTGGGGCGCTCCCCTGATCGCCAGGGAACTCGAGAACGGCACCCATCGGCTGGTGTGGAACCAGAGCGTCACCCGGCCGCGCTGGCTGCTCAGCAAGATCCTGCTCATCGGCGCGGCCTCGGTGATCGTGACCGGTGCGGCCGCGGCCCTGCTCACCTGGGCGGCCCGGCCCTTCGACGACGTCGTCAAGGAGCAGTTCGACACCTTCGTGTTCGGTGCGCGCAACATCGCCCCGATCGGCTACGCCGCGCTGGCCTTCACGTTCGGCACCGTCGTCGGGCTCCTGCTGCGGCGGACCCTGCCCGCGATGGCGGTGACGCTGGTGGTCTTCATCGCCTTCCAGTTCTTCTTCCCGAACGTGGTGCGGCCCAGCCTGATGCCGCCGGACAGGACGACGCTGGCGATGACGGCCGAGGCGATCAACTCGGCGCAGAACCTGGGCAGTATCGGCGGCGGATCCGTCATCGGCGGGGTGCGGATCCCGGACGCGCCGGACGCGTGGATCGCCGAGACCAGTCCGCTGCGCACCGCGGACGGCAGGACCCTCGCCTCCAGCGAGTTCAACGGCTGCCTCGACGACCCGCCCAAGACCGGCGCGGGGGGCACGTTCGGCGACACCGCGGTGTGCCTCGCCGAACACGACCTGCACGTCGACGTCCTGTACCACCCCAGCAGCCGCTACTGGGCGTTCCAGTGGCTGGAGACCGCGATCTATGTGGCACTCAGCGGAATCCTCACGGTGTTCGGGGTGTGGCGGATCCGGCGCCGGGTGAGTTGA
- a CDS encoding ABC transporter ATP-binding protein produces MTKKYGRRGKLALSDVHLSVPAGRVIGLVGPNGAGKSTLLHLACGLTEPTSGSLSVLGSRPAANASHLARVGFVAQNTPVYGAFTVAEHLKFGAKMNPGWDPVLAERRISQVGLSAGQKAGQLSGGQRAQLALTIAAAKRPELLIFDEPAAALDPLARRGFLQNLMEFVLELGASAVLSSHLLGDVEQVCDYLIVLCDARVQVAGDTRELLAGHARLVAARGEFDQPPAGIEVISVEHSGKHSSAVVRTGAATEALPYRSEPVTLEELVLAYMTRAAAVPAARTEAAAWGATR; encoded by the coding sequence TTGACGAAGAAGTACGGCCGCCGCGGCAAGCTCGCCCTGAGCGACGTGCACCTCAGCGTCCCCGCCGGCCGTGTCATCGGACTGGTCGGCCCGAACGGGGCCGGCAAATCGACCCTCCTGCACCTGGCCTGCGGGCTGACCGAACCGACGTCCGGCTCACTGAGCGTCCTCGGCTCGCGTCCGGCGGCCAACGCGTCGCACCTGGCCCGGGTGGGGTTCGTCGCGCAGAACACGCCGGTGTACGGCGCGTTCACCGTGGCGGAGCACCTGAAGTTCGGCGCGAAGATGAACCCGGGCTGGGACCCGGTCCTGGCAGAGCGGCGCATCAGCCAGGTGGGGCTCAGCGCCGGGCAGAAGGCCGGGCAGCTCTCGGGTGGCCAGCGCGCGCAGCTTGCGCTGACCATCGCGGCGGCCAAGCGGCCGGAGCTGCTGATCTTCGACGAGCCGGCGGCGGCCCTGGACCCCCTGGCGCGCCGGGGGTTCCTGCAGAACCTGATGGAGTTCGTGCTGGAGCTCGGCGCCAGCGCCGTCCTCTCCTCGCACCTCCTCGGTGACGTGGAGCAGGTCTGCGACTATCTCATCGTGCTGTGCGACGCCCGGGTGCAGGTCGCCGGCGACACCCGGGAGCTGCTGGCCGGGCACGCCCGGCTGGTCGCGGCCCGCGGCGAGTTCGACCAGCCGCCCGCCGGGATCGAGGTGATCTCGGTCGAGCACAGCGGCAAGCACAGCAGCGCGGTCGTCCGCACCGGCGCCGCGACCGAGGCACTGCCCTACCGGTCCGAGCCGGTCACCCTCGAGGAACTCGTGCTCGCCTACATGACCCGGGCGGCCGCCGTTCCCGCCGCCCGCACCGAGGCCGCAGCCTGGGGGGCCACCCGATGA
- a CDS encoding ABC transporter ATP-binding protein, with amino-acid sequence MGTIGLRVEGLVDPQPVRSGTFKRIIPYAMRYRRAMAMVMVATIVDSLITVSIPLTLKMIIDDGIIPGKTSVVFGLAGLVAGLALLNVVAVYTQTWFSGRVGQGLIFDLRTAVFSHIQRQPVAFFTRTQTGSLVSRINTDIVGAQQALTSLLSQSLSTLLTLVLVLAAMLYLSWPITVAALIMIPLFFIPGKIIAQRLEKLARAGMQNDAKLGSMMTERFNISGAMLVKLYGRPEDESAEFSKKAGLVRDIAISMDVHARLLFILVTLLTTVTTAMVYGFGGWFVIDGSLQIGTLVAMVALLLMLYGPVNQLTNIQSDVMTALVSFDRVFEVLDLKPLITERPGARPLPARASANGDGTAPPVEFDQVAFRYPSAEEVSLPSLELMPQRKSEQGPGALVLNDVSFHAPAGRLTALVGPSGAGKTTITHLVPRLYDATSGTVRIGGHDVRDLTLGSLQNTVGVVTQDAHLFHDTIRANLLYARPDASEPEIVQACEAARIWPTISQLPDGLDTVVGDRGYRLSGGEKQRLAIARLLLKSPPIVVLDEATAHLDSESELAIQRALKTALTGRTSLVIAHRLSTIQDADQILVIDDGRIQERGTHDQLLAGGGLYSELYRTQFAHQQGRGRPAESTAAGNGNRALD; translated from the coding sequence ATGGGCACGATCGGACTGCGGGTCGAAGGACTGGTGGACCCGCAGCCGGTCAGGTCCGGCACGTTCAAGCGGATCATTCCCTACGCCATGCGCTACCGCCGGGCCATGGCGATGGTCATGGTGGCGACGATCGTCGACTCCCTGATCACGGTGTCGATCCCGCTGACCCTCAAAATGATCATCGATGACGGCATCATCCCCGGGAAGACGTCCGTCGTGTTCGGCCTCGCCGGGCTCGTCGCCGGACTGGCCCTGCTGAACGTCGTGGCGGTCTACACGCAGACGTGGTTCTCCGGAAGGGTCGGCCAGGGCCTCATCTTCGACCTGCGGACCGCGGTGTTCTCCCACATCCAGCGGCAGCCGGTGGCGTTCTTCACCCGCACCCAGACCGGGTCGCTGGTCAGCCGGATCAACACCGACATCGTGGGCGCCCAACAGGCCCTCACCTCGCTGCTGTCGCAGTCGCTGTCGACGCTGCTGACGCTGGTCCTGGTGCTCGCGGCGATGCTCTACCTCTCGTGGCCGATCACCGTGGCGGCGCTGATCATGATCCCGCTGTTCTTCATCCCCGGGAAGATCATCGCCCAGCGGCTGGAGAAGCTGGCCCGCGCCGGCATGCAGAACGACGCCAAGCTGGGCTCGATGATGACCGAGCGGTTCAACATCTCCGGCGCGATGCTCGTCAAGCTCTACGGCCGTCCGGAGGACGAGTCCGCCGAGTTCTCCAAGAAGGCGGGCCTCGTCCGGGACATCGCGATCTCGATGGACGTGCACGCACGGCTGCTGTTCATCCTCGTCACCCTGCTCACCACCGTCACCACGGCGATGGTGTACGGCTTCGGCGGCTGGTTCGTCATCGACGGCTCGCTGCAGATCGGCACGCTGGTGGCCATGGTCGCCCTGCTGCTGATGCTGTACGGCCCCGTCAACCAGCTGACGAACATCCAGAGCGACGTCATGACCGCGCTGGTCAGCTTCGACCGCGTCTTCGAGGTGCTGGACCTGAAGCCGCTGATCACCGAGCGTCCCGGCGCCCGCCCCCTGCCGGCCCGCGCCTCGGCGAACGGCGACGGCACCGCTCCCCCCGTCGAGTTCGACCAGGTCGCCTTCCGCTACCCCAGCGCCGAGGAAGTGTCCCTGCCCTCACTGGAGTTGATGCCGCAGCGCAAGAGCGAGCAGGGCCCCGGCGCGCTGGTCCTCAACGACGTGAGCTTCCACGCCCCGGCCGGCCGGCTCACGGCGCTGGTCGGCCCGTCCGGCGCGGGCAAGACCACGATCACCCACCTGGTGCCACGGCTCTACGACGCCACCTCGGGAACGGTGCGGATCGGCGGCCACGACGTCCGCGACCTGACCCTCGGCTCGCTGCAGAACACGGTCGGCGTGGTCACCCAGGACGCGCACCTGTTCCACGACACCATCCGGGCCAACCTGCTGTACGCCCGCCCGGACGCCTCCGAGCCCGAGATCGTCCAGGCGTGCGAGGCGGCGCGGATCTGGCCGACGATCTCCCAGCTCCCGGACGGTCTCGACACGGTCGTCGGCGACCGCGGCTACCGGCTGTCCGGCGGTGAGAAGCAGCGGCTGGCCATCGCCCGGCTCCTGCTCAAGTCGCCTCCGATCGTCGTCCTGGACGAGGCGACGGCGCACCTGGACTCCGAGTCCGAGCTGGCCATCCAGCGGGCCCTCAAGACCGCCCTGACCGGGCGCACCTCGCTCGTCATCGCGCACCGGCTGTCCACCATCCAGGACGCCGACCAGATCCTCGTCATCGACGACGGGCGGATCCAGGAGCGGGGCACCCACGACCAGCTGCTGGCCGGCGGCGGTCTCTACTCCGAGCTGTACCGCACCCAGTTCGCCCACCAGCAGGGCCGTGGCCGACCGGCCGAAAGTACGGCCGCCGGCAACGGGAACCGTGCTTTGGACTGA